In one Andrena cerasifolii isolate SP2316 chromosome 2, iyAndCera1_principal, whole genome shotgun sequence genomic region, the following are encoded:
- the LOC143366218 gene encoding uncharacterized protein LOC143366218 isoform X2 yields MILARLYSLTEDMARTLQLRPWTVVVALACVAGASSEYLMGGHMDNGPPKLLDETESSPALARSGLLDDLDLDLDAESTIAPSTSDDEEALRYHLPYPFAFNGGRPFSLEKDPITGKIDFEKAPPVKALNYTSRYQEQGNDDKQLHGKEYSKENVSYLAKKKMESKESVDVSPNEINPYSPNFHDFLNLPVQYSSDKYGKDKYPLISSSYANTKVQSGSNSYSTYNHKPYHGETVLYYPTRRPYVPKATSTTTTTARTTPFTTTTTTTTTTTTPRPTTTTTTTTTTTTTPPPSTTLSTSTRAPAITTWKPPITTPKRYMEHLDDYEDILPIEKLQTSVYNGNHQGSNNIVQHSPQKPPTDHEEYFDGYEDYEMSEGEDMKDYGPVKESTNEIVKTSSLPPTVSPVPNVTTTVVVPETTAAITTTSTAAPSTSVPPSSPTSQGNTFPANPLTFQVPPQRPVTSMPLDNDPRLPTGFDSDNRRHGIADNVIINQGYRPPAIINQRPSGIGGGILVESTSNIVIPPDQDTVSFVLGNRQNVEGGYYSLGTAIGENPYGSTGVDASFRPLYGVTSEKGGYDPQADHRGTIALPSALDSNPTYAAQTWRQPNPSSTQKLANEIEPSRPQSSFVKGTVLLEQSDKKDEKDVNYVVFPNDEPKPPVEEHIVIVNEADGTVHEITPAPSTAKPVRVDPPISSDEHLPQLSENLTPPAERPRPPSQFYYHYHHGGTTRPDHSRPQRLPLPPRGKQPLPPLPPPPSEMGIRRRPYPPDANLPNILPQFRPNSKTSHGHRGPESIGTIPAAQAYPTRVRQPVQPHPPTRRPLPPPPSYLQRLNPPPPPVHALRVAGAASTNTESVLPPREPEIKRFRGPPATSRIEEDPKSSIRLSGQKLRLEEEERVDRYSEEPPQVPPRPPLFPKRRTADPPHVATLQMLQQHGELNEDITESNLSSVDANEEPERIVTEQEADRRKFDDRETLAESPVYVVYPVNTAVNIHPDDSREKDESVVVGTRGPHRPLPPETLLQDNEGQDMDEEQSPPVHNIFNGRPVASDFPYPLERPDPSILTSGIRETPLLVPSDQREEEEPVKENSDEKDEKDSNVNVIPYLQDFVPFPARKKEPISATLHRLPSLPSSTPIAYVYTPTAQASHRLDVDVRDEESSKVDNTEQKPVLLPSQQPSSSSSSAPSPQNFMAPFVASVSAEAPSKNGWSVVVVEPTINRKSDDVREISEENSDTEETQTEKNEFDPESFKPQLFGGFKPIYEFPTLDVDRPERRESSDADSEIATHLHVVPEPTV; encoded by the exons ATGATCCTAGCGCGCCTGTACAGCTTAACGGAGG ACATGGCGAGAACGCTGCAACTCCGTCCATGGACTGTGGTGGTCGCCCTGGCCTGCGTGGCAGGCGCATCCTCGGAGTACCTAATGGGCGGCCACATGGACAACGGCCCGCCGAAGCTGCTGGACGAGACAGAATCCTCTCCAGCTTTGGCGAGGTCGGGTTTACTCGACGACCTTGACCTGGATCTCGACGCGGAGAGCACCATTGCTCCCTCGACGTCCGACGACGAGGAAGCACTACGCTACCACCTTCCGTACCCTTTCGCCTTCAACGGCGGCAGACCGTTCTCTCTGGAGAAGGACCCCATCACTGGGAAGATCGACTTCGAGAAGGCACCGCCTGTCAAGGCGTTGAACTACACTAGTCGCTATCAAGAGCAGGGGAACGATGATAAGCAACTGCACGGGAAGGAGTACTCAAAGGAGAATGTTTCCTATCTagcgaagaagaagatggaGAGCAAGGAGAGCGTGGACGTTAGTCCCAACGAGATCAATCCCTATTCCCCTAACTTCCATGATTTCCTCAATCTCCCTGTTCAGTACTCCTCTGACAAGTACGGGAAGGACAAGTACCCGCTCATATCGAGCTCCTACGCGAACACGAAGGTCCAGAGTGGCTCGAACAGCTACAGTACTTACAATCACAAGCCCTATCACGGCGAAACCGTTCTGTATTATCCTACCAGAAGGCCATACGTGCCCAAGGCGACGTCAACGACGACCACCACTGCTAGAACGACACCGTTCACCACGACTACCACCACCACTACTACTACAACGACTCCTAGACCCACCACAACAACCACAACGACGACCACGACCACCACGACTCCTCCACCGTCGACTACTCTCTCCACTTCCACAAGGGCGCCTGCTATTACCACCTGGAAGCCTCCAATCACCACTCCGAAGCGGTACATGGAGCATCTGGATGATTACGAGGATATTCTTCCAATAGAGAAGCTCCAGACCTCCGTGTACAATGGCAATCACCAGGGGTCGAATAACATCGTCCAGCACAGTCCCCAGAAGCCTCCTACGGATCACGAAGAGTACTTTGATGGCTACGAGGACTATGAGATGAGCGAAGGGGAGGATATGAAGGATTATGGTCCAGTTAAAGAGTCTACtaatgaaattgttaaaacCAGCAGCTTGCCTCCCACAGTGTCGCCTGTTCCCAATGTAACCACCACTGTTGTCGTCCCAGAGACCACTGCTGCCATCACCACCACTAGTACAGCTGCTCCATCGACGTCGGTGCCACCTTCTTCTCCAACGTCGCAGGGGAACACCTTCCCAGCCAATCCACTGACGTTCCAAGTCCCGCCGCAGCGTCCAGTGACTTCAATGCCCTTGGACAACGATCCAAGGCTACCGACAGGCTTCGACAGCGACAATCGAAGGCACGGCATAGCTGACAACGTTATCATCAACCAGGGCTATCGGCCGCCTGCGATTATCAATCAGAGGCCAAGCGGAATTGGCGGCGGAATCTTAGTGGAGAGCACCAGTAACATTGTGATACCGCCTGATCAGGATACAGTATCTTTCGTTCTTGGGAACAGGCAGAACGTTGAAGGAGGGTACTACTCGTTGGGCACAGCCATTGGGGAGAATCCTTACGGCTCGACTGGAGTCGACGCGTCCTTCAGGCCTCTCTACGGAGTGACGTCCGAGAAAGGTGGCTACGATCCGCAGGCAGATCACCGGGGAACCATCGCGTTGCCTTCCGCGCTGGACAGCAATCCCACCTACGCTGCTCAGACCTGGCGACAGCCTAATCCATCCTCCACCCAGAAGCTTGCCAACGAGATAGAACCCTCCAGGCCTCAAAGCTCATTCGTGAAAGGTACCGTGCTCCTGGAGCAGTCGGATAAAAAGGATGAGAAGGACGTGAACTACGTCGTGTTCCCTAATGACGAGCCCAAGCCTCCTGTAGAGGAGCATATAGTGATAGTGAACGAGGCTGATGGTACCGTGCACGAGATCACGCCTGCTCCCTCCACCGCGAAGCCAGTCAGGGTGGATCCGCCTATCTCGAGCGACGAACACCTTCCGCAGCTTTCCGAGAACTTGACTCCGCCGGCTGAACGACCCAGACCGCCTTCGCAGTTCTATTACCATTACCATCACGGCGGAACGACGAGGCCTGACCATTCTAGGCCACAGAGACTACCGCTCCCGCCTCGTGGCAAGCAGCCTCTGCCACCGCTGCCTCCTCCTCCTTCGGAGATGGGGATTAGGAGACGTCCGTACCCTCCTGACGCCAATCTGCCAAATATTCTGCCTCAGTTTCGACCGAACTCCAAAACGTCCCACGGTCACCGCGGCCCAGAGTCCATCGGCACGATCCCAGCTGCTCAGGCTTACCCTACCAGGGTCAGGCAGCCCGTGCAGCCTCATCCCCCGACCAGGAGACCTCTGCCACCTCCTCCGTCCTATCTTCAGAGGCTGAACCCTCCTCCACCACCGGTGCATGCGCTCAGAGTGGCGGGGGCGGCTTCCACCAACACCGAGAGCGTGCTGCCTCCCCGGGAACCGGAGATCAAGAGGTTTCGTGGCCCCCCAGCGACTTCCAGGATCGAGGAGGACCCCAAGTCGTCGATCAGGCTGTCCGGCCAGAAGCTACGCTtggaagaggaggagagggtGGACCGCTACTCGGAGGAGCCGCCGCAGGTGCCGCCGAGGCCTCCCCTATTCCCTAAACGAAGAACCGCGGACCCTCCGCACGTAGCGACGCTTCAGATGCTGCAGCAGCACGGCGAGCTGAACGAGGACATCACGGAGTCGAATCTGTCTTCGGTCGACGCTAATGAGGAGCCAGAGAGGATTGTCACTGAGCAGGAAGCTGACAGGAGGAAGTTCGACGACAGGGAGACGCTAGCCGAGTCGCCGGTCTACGTCGTCTATCCTGTAAATACTGCTGTGAATATACACCCTGATGATTCTAGAGAGAAGGATGAGAGTGTGGTGGTAGGGACACGCGGTCCTCATCGACCTTTGCCACCAGAGACGCTTCTACAGGACAACGAGGGCCAAGACATGGACGAAGAGCAAAGTCCTCCTGttcataatatatttaatgggcGACCGGTTGCTTCCGACTTCCCTTATCCTTTGGAGCGCCCTGATCCCTCTATCCTTACCAGCGGCATCAGGGAAACTCCCCTGCTGGTGCCCAGCGACCAGAGGGAAGAGGAGGAGCCTGTGAAAGAGAACAGTGATGAGAAGGACGAAAAAGACTCCAACGTGAACGTTATACCGTACCTGCAGGACTTCGTGCCGTTCCCAGCGAGGAAGAAGGAGCCCATTTCAGCGACCCTCCATCGTCTACCATCTCTGCCATCCTCCACCCCCATTGCATACGTTTACACGCCAACAGCTCAAGCGTCTCACCGACTTGACGTAGATGTAAGAGACGAGGAGAGCTCCAAGGTTGATAATACTGAGCAGAAGCCTGTTCTACTGCCCTCGCAGCAACCATCAAGCTCTTCGAGCTCAGCTCCCTCTCCGCAGAACTTCATGGCACCCTTCGTTGCCAGTGTCAGTGCAGAGGCTCCTTCGAAGAATGGCTGGAGCGTTGTTGTAGTGGAGCCCACCATCAACAGGAAATCAGATGATGTGCGTGAGATATCTGAGGAAAATTCAGACACTGAAGAGACCCAAACAGAGAAAAATGAGTTCGACCCAGAGAGCTTCAAGCCACAGCTGTTCGGTGGGTTCAAACCGATCTATGAGTTCCCCACGCTGGATGTAGACAGGCCGGAGCGCAGAGAGTCCAGCGATGCTGATTCAGAGATAGCCACGCACCTTCATGTAGTTCCCGAGCCAACGGTTTGA
- the LOC143366218 gene encoding uncharacterized protein LOC143366218 isoform X3 produces the protein MARTLQLRPWTVVVALACVAGASSEYLMGGHMDNGPPKLLDETESSPALARSGLLDDLDLDLDAESTIAPSTSDDEEALRYHLPYPFAFNGGRPFSLEKDPITGKIDFEKAPPVKALNYTSRYQEQGNDDKQLHGKEYSKENVSYLAKKKMESKESVDVSPNEINPYSPNFHDFLNLPVQYSSDKYGKDKYPLISSSYANTKVQSGSNSYSTYNHKPYHGETVLYYPTRRPYVPKATSTTTTTARTTPFTTTTTTTTTTTTPRPTTTTTTTTTTTTTPPPSTTLSTSTRAPAITTWKPPITTPKRYMEHLDDYEDILPIEKLQTSVYNGNHQGSNNIVQHSPQKPPTDHEEYFDGYEDYEMSEGEDMKDYGPVKESTNEIVKTSSLPPTVSPVPNVTTTVVVPETTAAITTTSTAAPSTSVPPSSPTSQGNTFPANPLTFQVPPQRPVTSMPLDNDPRLPTGFDSDNRRHGIADNVIINQGYRPPAIINQRPSGIGGGILVESTSNIVIPPDQDTVSFVLGNRQNVEGGYYSLGTAIGENPYGSTGVDASFRPLYGVTSEKGGYDPQADHRGTIALPSALDSNPTYAAQTWRQPNPSSTQKLANEIEPSRPQSSFVKGTVLLEQSDKKDEKDVNYVVFPNDEPKPPVEEHIVIVNEADGTVHEITPAPSTAKPVRVDPPISSDEHLPQLSENLTPPAERPRPPSQFYYHYHHGGTTRPDHSRPQRLPLPPRGKQPLPPLPPPPSEMGIRRRPYPPDANLPNILPQFRPNSKTSHGHRGPESIGTIPAAQAYPTRVRQPVQPHPPTRRPLPPPPSYLQRLNPPPPPVHALRVAGAASTNTESVLPPREPEIKRFRGPPATSRIEEDPKSSIRLSGQKLRLEEEERVDRYSEEPPQVPPRPPLFPKRRTADPPHVATLQMLQQHGELNEDITESNLSSVDANEEPERIVTEQEADRRKFDDRETLAESPVYVVYPVNTAVNIHPDDSREKDESVVVGTRGPHRPLPPETLLQDNEGQDMDEEQSPPVHNIFNGRPVASDFPYPLERPDPSILTSGIRETPLLVPSDQREEEEPVKENSDEKDEKDSNVNVIPYLQDFVPFPARKKEPISATLHRLPSLPSSTPIAYVYTPTAQASHRLDVDVRDEESSKVDNTEQKPVLLPSQQPSSSSSSAPSPQNFMAPFVASVSAEAPSKNGWSVVVVEPTINRKSDDVREISEENSDTEETQTEKNEFDPESFKPQLFGGFKPIYEFPTLDVDRPERRESSDADSEIATHLHVVPEPTV, from the coding sequence ATGGCGAGAACGCTGCAACTCCGTCCATGGACTGTGGTGGTCGCCCTGGCCTGCGTGGCAGGCGCATCCTCGGAGTACCTAATGGGCGGCCACATGGACAACGGCCCGCCGAAGCTGCTGGACGAGACAGAATCCTCTCCAGCTTTGGCGAGGTCGGGTTTACTCGACGACCTTGACCTGGATCTCGACGCGGAGAGCACCATTGCTCCCTCGACGTCCGACGACGAGGAAGCACTACGCTACCACCTTCCGTACCCTTTCGCCTTCAACGGCGGCAGACCGTTCTCTCTGGAGAAGGACCCCATCACTGGGAAGATCGACTTCGAGAAGGCACCGCCTGTCAAGGCGTTGAACTACACTAGTCGCTATCAAGAGCAGGGGAACGATGATAAGCAACTGCACGGGAAGGAGTACTCAAAGGAGAATGTTTCCTATCTagcgaagaagaagatggaGAGCAAGGAGAGCGTGGACGTTAGTCCCAACGAGATCAATCCCTATTCCCCTAACTTCCATGATTTCCTCAATCTCCCTGTTCAGTACTCCTCTGACAAGTACGGGAAGGACAAGTACCCGCTCATATCGAGCTCCTACGCGAACACGAAGGTCCAGAGTGGCTCGAACAGCTACAGTACTTACAATCACAAGCCCTATCACGGCGAAACCGTTCTGTATTATCCTACCAGAAGGCCATACGTGCCCAAGGCGACGTCAACGACGACCACCACTGCTAGAACGACACCGTTCACCACGACTACCACCACCACTACTACTACAACGACTCCTAGACCCACCACAACAACCACAACGACGACCACGACCACCACGACTCCTCCACCGTCGACTACTCTCTCCACTTCCACAAGGGCGCCTGCTATTACCACCTGGAAGCCTCCAATCACCACTCCGAAGCGGTACATGGAGCATCTGGATGATTACGAGGATATTCTTCCAATAGAGAAGCTCCAGACCTCCGTGTACAATGGCAATCACCAGGGGTCGAATAACATCGTCCAGCACAGTCCCCAGAAGCCTCCTACGGATCACGAAGAGTACTTTGATGGCTACGAGGACTATGAGATGAGCGAAGGGGAGGATATGAAGGATTATGGTCCAGTTAAAGAGTCTACtaatgaaattgttaaaacCAGCAGCTTGCCTCCCACAGTGTCGCCTGTTCCCAATGTAACCACCACTGTTGTCGTCCCAGAGACCACTGCTGCCATCACCACCACTAGTACAGCTGCTCCATCGACGTCGGTGCCACCTTCTTCTCCAACGTCGCAGGGGAACACCTTCCCAGCCAATCCACTGACGTTCCAAGTCCCGCCGCAGCGTCCAGTGACTTCAATGCCCTTGGACAACGATCCAAGGCTACCGACAGGCTTCGACAGCGACAATCGAAGGCACGGCATAGCTGACAACGTTATCATCAACCAGGGCTATCGGCCGCCTGCGATTATCAATCAGAGGCCAAGCGGAATTGGCGGCGGAATCTTAGTGGAGAGCACCAGTAACATTGTGATACCGCCTGATCAGGATACAGTATCTTTCGTTCTTGGGAACAGGCAGAACGTTGAAGGAGGGTACTACTCGTTGGGCACAGCCATTGGGGAGAATCCTTACGGCTCGACTGGAGTCGACGCGTCCTTCAGGCCTCTCTACGGAGTGACGTCCGAGAAAGGTGGCTACGATCCGCAGGCAGATCACCGGGGAACCATCGCGTTGCCTTCCGCGCTGGACAGCAATCCCACCTACGCTGCTCAGACCTGGCGACAGCCTAATCCATCCTCCACCCAGAAGCTTGCCAACGAGATAGAACCCTCCAGGCCTCAAAGCTCATTCGTGAAAGGTACCGTGCTCCTGGAGCAGTCGGATAAAAAGGATGAGAAGGACGTGAACTACGTCGTGTTCCCTAATGACGAGCCCAAGCCTCCTGTAGAGGAGCATATAGTGATAGTGAACGAGGCTGATGGTACCGTGCACGAGATCACGCCTGCTCCCTCCACCGCGAAGCCAGTCAGGGTGGATCCGCCTATCTCGAGCGACGAACACCTTCCGCAGCTTTCCGAGAACTTGACTCCGCCGGCTGAACGACCCAGACCGCCTTCGCAGTTCTATTACCATTACCATCACGGCGGAACGACGAGGCCTGACCATTCTAGGCCACAGAGACTACCGCTCCCGCCTCGTGGCAAGCAGCCTCTGCCACCGCTGCCTCCTCCTCCTTCGGAGATGGGGATTAGGAGACGTCCGTACCCTCCTGACGCCAATCTGCCAAATATTCTGCCTCAGTTTCGACCGAACTCCAAAACGTCCCACGGTCACCGCGGCCCAGAGTCCATCGGCACGATCCCAGCTGCTCAGGCTTACCCTACCAGGGTCAGGCAGCCCGTGCAGCCTCATCCCCCGACCAGGAGACCTCTGCCACCTCCTCCGTCCTATCTTCAGAGGCTGAACCCTCCTCCACCACCGGTGCATGCGCTCAGAGTGGCGGGGGCGGCTTCCACCAACACCGAGAGCGTGCTGCCTCCCCGGGAACCGGAGATCAAGAGGTTTCGTGGCCCCCCAGCGACTTCCAGGATCGAGGAGGACCCCAAGTCGTCGATCAGGCTGTCCGGCCAGAAGCTACGCTtggaagaggaggagagggtGGACCGCTACTCGGAGGAGCCGCCGCAGGTGCCGCCGAGGCCTCCCCTATTCCCTAAACGAAGAACCGCGGACCCTCCGCACGTAGCGACGCTTCAGATGCTGCAGCAGCACGGCGAGCTGAACGAGGACATCACGGAGTCGAATCTGTCTTCGGTCGACGCTAATGAGGAGCCAGAGAGGATTGTCACTGAGCAGGAAGCTGACAGGAGGAAGTTCGACGACAGGGAGACGCTAGCCGAGTCGCCGGTCTACGTCGTCTATCCTGTAAATACTGCTGTGAATATACACCCTGATGATTCTAGAGAGAAGGATGAGAGTGTGGTGGTAGGGACACGCGGTCCTCATCGACCTTTGCCACCAGAGACGCTTCTACAGGACAACGAGGGCCAAGACATGGACGAAGAGCAAAGTCCTCCTGttcataatatatttaatgggcGACCGGTTGCTTCCGACTTCCCTTATCCTTTGGAGCGCCCTGATCCCTCTATCCTTACCAGCGGCATCAGGGAAACTCCCCTGCTGGTGCCCAGCGACCAGAGGGAAGAGGAGGAGCCTGTGAAAGAGAACAGTGATGAGAAGGACGAAAAAGACTCCAACGTGAACGTTATACCGTACCTGCAGGACTTCGTGCCGTTCCCAGCGAGGAAGAAGGAGCCCATTTCAGCGACCCTCCATCGTCTACCATCTCTGCCATCCTCCACCCCCATTGCATACGTTTACACGCCAACAGCTCAAGCGTCTCACCGACTTGACGTAGATGTAAGAGACGAGGAGAGCTCCAAGGTTGATAATACTGAGCAGAAGCCTGTTCTACTGCCCTCGCAGCAACCATCAAGCTCTTCGAGCTCAGCTCCCTCTCCGCAGAACTTCATGGCACCCTTCGTTGCCAGTGTCAGTGCAGAGGCTCCTTCGAAGAATGGCTGGAGCGTTGTTGTAGTGGAGCCCACCATCAACAGGAAATCAGATGATGTGCGTGAGATATCTGAGGAAAATTCAGACACTGAAGAGACCCAAACAGAGAAAAATGAGTTCGACCCAGAGAGCTTCAAGCCACAGCTGTTCGGTGGGTTCAAACCGATCTATGAGTTCCCCACGCTGGATGTAGACAGGCCGGAGCGCAGAGAGTCCAGCGATGCTGATTCAGAGATAGCCACGCACCTTCATGTAGTTCCCGAGCCAACGGTTTGA